A genomic segment from Candidatus Poribacteria bacterium encodes:
- a CDS encoding iron-containing alcohol dehydrogenase: protein METFDCELNQQVIFGNNTIERLGELTHKRGGSRALVVTDAGIEKAGILARAVSALQSERIAAYVFADTTPNPTTEDVDAALAVAKTNAPIDLIIGLGGGSSMDCAKGVNFLLTNGGKMEDYWGTDKATQPMLPSIGIPTTIGTGSEAQSYALIAQADTHIKMACGDKKARFGTVILDATLTETLPRSVAAVTGIDAIAHAIESFVSTRHTLMSQMFAQHAWELLNTHFAACLEPENATARSKMLFGAYLAGLAIENSMLGAAHACANPLTARYGVTHGVAVALMLPHVIRFNSTVAGDAYRELHPDGDLADRITTLKQMGNLPGRLRDYPVQHTIGTADIPTLAEEAATQWTAQFNPRSLNIRDFMRLYEQIY from the coding sequence GACTCGGTGAGTTGACCCACAAACGCGGGGGTAGCCGCGCCCTCGTTGTGACAGATGCCGGTATCGAAAAGGCAGGTATCCTCGCGAGAGCCGTCTCAGCACTGCAAAGCGAAAGGATCGCCGCTTACGTTTTTGCTGATACGACACCCAATCCGACGACAGAAGATGTTGACGCTGCGCTCGCAGTCGCCAAGACCAACGCGCCGATAGATCTCATCATCGGACTCGGCGGCGGCAGTTCAATGGATTGTGCGAAAGGCGTAAACTTCCTGCTCACAAACGGCGGAAAGATGGAGGACTACTGGGGCACAGATAAGGCAACACAACCGATGCTCCCCTCTATCGGTATTCCGACCACGATCGGCACCGGCAGCGAGGCACAGTCCTATGCACTCATCGCACAGGCGGATACACACATCAAGATGGCGTGTGGCGATAAAAAAGCACGGTTCGGAACTGTAATTTTGGATGCGACACTCACGGAAACCTTGCCCAGATCCGTGGCAGCAGTAACAGGTATAGATGCAATTGCCCATGCGATCGAAAGTTTCGTTTCCACTCGACACACCCTGATGTCTCAGATGTTCGCACAACACGCGTGGGAGTTGCTAAACACGCACTTTGCGGCATGTCTTGAACCTGAAAATGCTACAGCCCGAAGTAAGATGCTGTTCGGTGCTTATCTCGCGGGACTTGCGATTGAAAACTCGATGCTGGGTGCCGCACACGCCTGCGCCAACCCTCTGACGGCAAGATATGGGGTTACACACGGTGTTGCTGTCGCCTTGATGTTACCGCACGTCATCCGATTCAATAGCACCGTCGCAGGAGATGCCTATCGTGAACTGCATCCTGATGGAGACTTAGCGGACAGAATTACAACGCTGAAACAGATGGGAAATTTGCCGGGTAGGCTCCGGGATTATCCCGTTCAACACACCATAGGAACAGCAGACATACCAACATTGGCAGAGGAAGCGGCAACACAGTGGACAGCACAGTTCAACCCGCGTTCTTTGAATATTAGAGATTTTATGAGACTTTATGAACAGATTTATTAA